CCCCAGGAATACCTCGACACCATCCTCGACGGGGTCGAGATGGACATCGACAAGCGACGGTACGCGACCTTCGAGGAGCTGTCCGAGTACTGCTACCGGGTCGCGGCGGCCGTCGGTCTCGCCTGCATCGAGATCTTCGGCTATACCGACCCTCGCGCGCGTGACTACGCCGTCAACCTCGGCGTGGCCCTCCAGCTCACCAACATCATGCGGGACCTCAAGACGGACGCCGAGCGCGGCCGCATCTACCTCCCCCTCGACGAGCTTCGCCGCTACGGGTACTCCGAGGAGGAACTCCTCCGCGGGCGCTACACCCGCGCCTACTTCGAGCTGATGCGCTTCCAGGCGGACCGGACGCACGCCTACTACCGCGCCGCCCGCGCCGCGCTCCCGCGGGTGGACCGGCGGCGGTTGATCGCCGCCGAGATCATGGGCGTCATCTACCACGCGTTGCTCCGCACGATCGAGGCACGACGCTTCCGCGTCTTCGATCGGCGCATCCGGCTGTCGGCGCCGCGCAAGCTGGCTCTCGCGCTGGGGGTCTATCTACGCGCGCAGCTGCCGGGATGAGCCGCCCGTCCCGGCGTCGGCCGACCGGGCGCCGCTGAGATGCGAGCGGCGGTCACCACGGGTCCGGGCACGATTCGCCTCGAGGATCGCCCCACCCCGACGATCGGCCCCGGAGAGCTGCTCGTTCGGGTCCGCGGCTGCGGGCTCTGCGGCTCCGATCTGGCCAAGCTGCGAGCCCCGCGCCAGCTCCCCAGCGTGCTGGGCCACGAGGTGGTCGGAGATGTGGTCCAGGTCGGGGCGGGAGTCGGCCGGTTCCACGAGGGCGATCGCGTCGTGGCCGCGCACCACGTGCCGTGCTTTGCCTGTCACTACTGCCGGCGCGGCAGCGTGTCCATGTGCCGGGCCTTCAAGGAGTCGAACCTCGACCCGGGCGGCTTCGCCGAGTACGTGCGGGTCCCGCGCGCAAACGTCGAGCACGCGACGTTCCGGGTACCCGTGGAAATCCCGGATGCGGTGGCTGCCTTCACGGAGCCCCTCGGCTGCTGCGTGCGCGCGATCCGGCGAAGCGGCCTGGGACCGGGGGACGCGGTCCTGGTGGTCGGGCTGGGGGCGATCGGCGGGCTCCTGGTGCAGCTCGCCGTCCGGGCGGGGGCACGGGTGGTGGGCACGGACGTCCTCGCCCCCCGCCGCGAGCTGGGGTGCCTGCTCGGCGCGACCGTGACGGTGGCGCCGGCCGACGTCCCGGGGGCGCTGGCCACCCACACGGAAGGGCGGGGCGCGGACTGCGTGATCCTCACCGTCGGGTCGCCGGCCGTGGTGCGCCAGGCGCTCGGCTGGGCGCGCGACGGCGGCGCCATCCACCTGTTCGTGGGCGAGGGGGAGGGGCTGCTGCCGGTGGGCGAGCTCTACCACCGAGAGCTCACCCTGACGGCGACCTACTCGTCGTCACCGGCCGATCTCGCCGAGGCCTTCGAGCTGGTCACCTCGCGACGGGTCCGGGTCGCGGAGCTCTGCTCGCACCGGCTGCCGCTCGAGCGGCTGGCGGAGGCCGCCCGCCTGATGGAGGAGCGGGAGGCCCTCAAGGTCTACGTCGAGGTCAGCGAGTGAGGGCTCAGGTCTTTTACGGGCCGGGCGACCTGCGATACGAGGACGTCCCTGTCCCCGAGCCCCAGCCCGGCGAGGTGCTCCTCCGGATCGAGGCGGCGCTCACGTGCGGCACCGACGTGAAGACCCTCCGGCGCGGCCACCCGGTCATGATCCCCAAGCTCCCCACGGTGTTCGGGCACGAGCTGGCCGGCACCATCGTCGCCGTGGGTGCGGGCGTCCAGGAACCGCGGGTCGGGCAGCGGGCGGTGGCCGCGAACTCCGCCCCCTGCGGCGCGTGCGCCTACTGCCGGGGGGGTCGGGCGAACCTCTGCGACGATCTTCTGTTCGTGAATGGGGCGTACGCCGAGTACATCGCGCTCCCGCCCCGGCTCGTCAGGACCAATCTGGTGACGGTGCCCGCCGAGGCGTCCATGGCGCGGGTGGCCTTTGCCGAGCCGGTCGCCTGCTGCCTCCATGCGCTGGATCTGGCCGCCCTCACACCAGGCGACTCGGTGGCCGTGTTCGGTCACGGCCCGCTCGGCCTGCTCCTCGGCCTCCTGGCCCAGGCGCAAGGGGCCCGCGTCGTCCTGGCCGGCAAGGCCGGCCCGCGGTTCGACGTCGCCGCGCGGCTCTCCTTCGCGGCGTGCATCGACGTGACCGCGACCTCGGATCCCGCCGGCCGCATCCGGGCGGCGGCCGGCGGCGGCGTCCGCTGCGCGATCGACGCGACCGGCCGCCCCGAAGCGTGGGAGCAGGCGGTGGCGGCGACGGACAAGGGGGGAACGGTCGTCTTCTTCGGGGGGTGCGCCCCGGGGACCAGCATCCGGCTGGATACGCGCCGTGTCCACTACGAGGAGCTCCGCCTGCTGGGCGCCTTCCACCACACTCCCGTCCTCATCCGGCGGGCGGTCTCGCTCCTGGCCGACGGGACGCTCGATCCCGGCGTCCTCATCACGCACGAGATGACGCTCGCCGAGGTGCCGGCCGCCCTCACGTTGATGAGCCGGGGCGAGGCGTTGAAGGTGCTCATTCACCCGTAGCGTCGTCGTTCGAGAGGAGGTGGCGTGAGGGTATCCACACGCTTGGCTCGGTGGCTGGTCTCTGTGCTGGTCGGCGTGCAGGCGGCGGGGGCGGGCCCGGCGGCGGGGCAGGAGCGGTTTCCGGCCGGCACCAAGGACGTGACGATCGCGGCGGGCTACTCGGTCAGCCACAACACGTCTCCCACCCCGAATCTGGAGCGGGTCGACGGCTTCCACGTGATCCCGCACTTCGGGTATTTCCTCACGGGCGAGAGTGGCGAGGGGTTCCTGCGGGGCAACCTGGAGGGGCTGGTGGAGCCGATGCTGATTCATCTGAGTGCGTCGAAGTCCGCCACGGTGGTCGGCCTGGCGGCCCTCGGACGATGGGTGTTCGCCACCGGTCCGCGAGTCCGTCCGTACCTGGAGGCCGGCGGCGGCGTCCTGGGCGGCCGCGTCGACCTCCGGCAGACGGACTGCGACCTGAACTTCATGCTCGAGGCCGGCGTCGGTGCCCTCGTCTTCGTATCCGACACGAGCGCGCTGAGCCTGGGCTATCGGTTCCAGCACATCTCGAACGCGGGGGCCTGTGACAAGAACCTGGGGCTGAACTCCAGCCTGGTGCACGTCGGCATCAGCTTCTTCTTCCCGTGACGGCCGGCGTGCCGCCGCCGCGGGGCTCCGCGCCTTGCATTATGCCCCCCGGGTTTCTATACTGAGGTGCGCTTCCCCGCGACCTGAGGCGCCGAGAGAGGGGACGATGAGCGTGTCGATGGACCATTCCGGAAGGCTCGACGAGATCGTGCTGGCGGGCCCGCGCGGATTCTGCGCGGGCGTGGAGCGCGCGATCGAGGTCGTGGAGCGGGCGCTGGAGGTCGCGGGCGGGCCGATCTACGTCCGCCGGGAGATCGTGCACAACCGGCACGTCGTGGAGGCGCTCCGGGAGAAAGGGGCCATCTTCGTGGACGAGCTCACCGAGGTGCCGTCGGGCGCCACGGTGATCTTCAGCGCTCACGGCGTGTCGCCGGCGGTGCGGGACGACGCGCGCCTCCGGGGGCTCCG
This window of the Candidatus Methylomirabilota bacterium genome carries:
- the hpnD gene encoding presqualene diphosphate synthase HpnD, with product MNAAELVASLTRRSGSNFYYSFLFLPRHKREAMYALYAYCRTVDDAVDQSAGTPGDQRRTLAEWRTELRRVYGGRPTHPIASRLADVVRAYPIPQEYLDTILDGVEMDIDKRRYATFEELSEYCYRVAAAVGLACIEIFGYTDPRARDYAVNLGVALQLTNIMRDLKTDAERGRIYLPLDELRRYGYSEEELLRGRYTRAYFELMRFQADRTHAYYRAARAALPRVDRRRLIAAEIMGVIYHALLRTIEARRFRVFDRRIRLSAPRKLALALGVYLRAQLPG
- a CDS encoding acyloxyacyl hydrolase, whose protein sequence is MRVSTRLARWLVSVLVGVQAAGAGPAAGQERFPAGTKDVTIAAGYSVSHNTSPTPNLERVDGFHVIPHFGYFLTGESGEGFLRGNLEGLVEPMLIHLSASKSATVVGLAALGRWVFATGPRVRPYLEAGGGVLGGRVDLRQTDCDLNFMLEAGVGALVFVSDTSALSLGYRFQHISNAGACDKNLGLNSSLVHVGISFFFP
- a CDS encoding alcohol dehydrogenase catalytic domain-containing protein, whose product is MRAQVFYGPGDLRYEDVPVPEPQPGEVLLRIEAALTCGTDVKTLRRGHPVMIPKLPTVFGHELAGTIVAVGAGVQEPRVGQRAVAANSAPCGACAYCRGGRANLCDDLLFVNGAYAEYIALPPRLVRTNLVTVPAEASMARVAFAEPVACCLHALDLAALTPGDSVAVFGHGPLGLLLGLLAQAQGARVVLAGKAGPRFDVAARLSFAACIDVTATSDPAGRIRAAAGGGVRCAIDATGRPEAWEQAVAATDKGGTVVFFGGCAPGTSIRLDTRRVHYEELRLLGAFHHTPVLIRRAVSLLADGTLDPGVLITHEMTLAEVPAALTLMSRGEALKVLIHP
- a CDS encoding alcohol dehydrogenase catalytic domain-containing protein; translated protein: MRAAVTTGPGTIRLEDRPTPTIGPGELLVRVRGCGLCGSDLAKLRAPRQLPSVLGHEVVGDVVQVGAGVGRFHEGDRVVAAHHVPCFACHYCRRGSVSMCRAFKESNLDPGGFAEYVRVPRANVEHATFRVPVEIPDAVAAFTEPLGCCVRAIRRSGLGPGDAVLVVGLGAIGGLLVQLAVRAGARVVGTDVLAPRRELGCLLGATVTVAPADVPGALATHTEGRGADCVILTVGSPAVVRQALGWARDGGAIHLFVGEGEGLLPVGELYHRELTLTATYSSSPADLAEAFELVTSRRVRVAELCSHRLPLERLAEAARLMEEREALKVYVEVSE